From the genome of Candidatus Woesearchaeota archaeon:
TTGCGCTCAGCTGCTGGCAATGAAGTAAGTCGTGCATAGGCGCGGTCATACACTTCTTGTAAGAGCTGTTTTTTAACTTCAAATATATTTTTTCGTGCTTCCAGCATTGCAGAAGCTAGTTCTCGTTTTTCAAGCAAGGTAAGAGAATTTTCAAAAGCTGCTTTATCTTGAAGTAATTTCTGTTTATAATCCTCAAGAGCTTTCGCTACACTAGCCTTAAATTGCTGTTGAGACTCTTGATGTAATGCATCAGCTTTTCGTTGAGCTTCAGTTAATATTTCTTGTTGTACTTCATGTAATCCCATATCATCACCTAAGGTTAAGGAATTGATAGAAAGAAAACAGGGTTTATCCTGCTAATCCTAATATCAAAATTGCCACAACTAATCCAAAGATAACAATAGTCTCTGGAATGACGGTTAAGATTAATCCTTTACCAAACAATTCTTCTTTTTCAGCCATAGCGCCAACTGCTGCTGCACCAATTTGCTTTTCTGCAATTCCAGCTGCAATAGCGCTTAAGCCAAAAGCAATACTTGCGCCAACTGCTATTAATCCTGC
Proteins encoded in this window:
- a CDS encoding V-type ATP synthase subunit K, yielding MVAEAGLIAVGASIAFGLSAIAAGIAEKQIGAAAVGAMAEKEELFGKGLILTVIPETIVIFGLVVAILILGLAG